One Streptomyces sp. NBC_00223 genomic window carries:
- a CDS encoding NAD(P)-dependent oxidoreductase, translating into MAETLTVAVLGTGIMGAGMARNLSAAGHEVRAWNRTIARAQPLAADGVHIVADPAEAVRDADAVVTMLLDGPAVREVMETAAPAFKDGAVWAQTSTVGPEAQAELAGLASEHGLLFLDAPVLGTRQVAESGQLTVLAAGPVAARPVADRVFDAIGRTTVWLSEDATDGSASNLKLVLNSWVLAVTNATAEAMALAKGLGVDPDHFFDAIDGGPLDLPYLRTKAAAIRAADYTPSFTVEGAGKDLRLIVAAGERNGVRLDLAAAGAERFRRAAEQGHGAEDMAASYFASFDGEPPA; encoded by the coding sequence ATGGCTGAAACTCTTACCGTCGCCGTCCTCGGCACCGGCATCATGGGTGCCGGAATGGCCCGCAACCTGTCCGCGGCCGGACACGAGGTCCGCGCCTGGAACCGTACGATCGCCCGCGCCCAGCCCCTCGCCGCCGACGGCGTCCACATCGTCGCCGACCCGGCGGAGGCCGTACGGGACGCCGACGCCGTCGTCACCATGCTGCTCGACGGCCCTGCCGTCCGCGAGGTGATGGAAACCGCCGCGCCCGCGTTCAAGGACGGCGCCGTGTGGGCGCAGACCAGCACCGTGGGCCCCGAGGCACAGGCCGAACTCGCCGGGCTGGCCAGCGAGCACGGCCTGCTCTTCCTTGACGCGCCCGTGCTCGGCACCCGGCAGGTCGCCGAGTCAGGACAGCTCACCGTGCTGGCCGCAGGCCCCGTCGCGGCCCGCCCGGTCGCCGACCGGGTCTTCGACGCGATCGGCCGCACCACCGTCTGGCTCAGCGAGGACGCCACCGACGGCTCGGCGAGCAACCTCAAGCTCGTGCTCAACAGCTGGGTGCTCGCGGTCACCAACGCGACCGCCGAGGCGATGGCGCTGGCCAAGGGCCTCGGCGTCGACCCGGACCACTTCTTCGACGCGATCGACGGCGGCCCGCTCGACCTGCCGTACCTGCGGACCAAGGCCGCGGCCATCCGCGCCGCCGACTACACGCCGAGCTTCACCGTGGAGGGCGCGGGCAAGGACCTGCGGCTGATCGTGGCGGCGGGGGAGCGCAACGGCGTACGGCTGGACCTCGCCGCGGCCGGCGCCGAGCGCTTCCGGCGGGCCGCGGAACAGGGCCACGGCGCCGAGGACATGGCGGCCTCGTACTTCGCCAGCTTCGACGGCGAGCCCCCCGCGTAA
- a CDS encoding DUF3145 domain-containing protein: MTTRGVLYVHAAPRALCPHVEWAVAGVLGVRVSLDWIRQPAAPGTWRAEFSWQGEPGTASKLASALRGWHMLRFEVTAEPCATAEGERYSATPELGIFHAVIGMHGDILIPEDRLRAAMQRARRDEADLESELAKLLGKPWDDELEPFRYAGEGAPVRWLHQVV; encoded by the coding sequence GTGACGACACGTGGAGTTCTGTACGTGCACGCCGCGCCGCGCGCGCTGTGCCCGCATGTCGAGTGGGCCGTCGCGGGCGTCCTCGGCGTGCGCGTCAGCCTGGACTGGATTCGTCAGCCCGCCGCTCCCGGCACGTGGCGCGCCGAGTTCTCCTGGCAGGGCGAGCCCGGTACGGCCTCGAAGCTGGCGTCCGCGCTGCGCGGGTGGCACATGCTGCGGTTCGAGGTCACCGCGGAGCCGTGCGCCACGGCGGAGGGCGAGCGGTACAGCGCCACGCCCGAACTGGGCATTTTTCACGCGGTGATCGGTATGCACGGTGACATTTTGATCCCCGAGGATCGGCTGCGCGCCGCGATGCAGCGGGCGCGCCGGGACGAGGCGGATCTGGAGAGCGAGCTGGCGAAGTTGCTGGGGAAGCCGTGGGACGACGAGTTGGAGCCGTTCCGCTACGCCGGCGAGGGCGCGCCGGTCCGCTGGCTCCACCAGGTCGTCTGA
- a CDS encoding SGNH/GDSL hydrolase family protein has product MRTRSRYWSALAVTALLLVGCSTGGSPPHGGGGGATTASARPAPSSHSPGGPGAEHRAAPARPWNTRPPSVAALGDSITRGFDACHPLSDCPEVSWATGSRTAVDSIGRRLATPAASSWNLAGTGARVADLPAQARAAAAHRPAMVTVLIGANDACARTVGGMTPVADFRADFDRALAYLHRVLPRTQVLVASIPDLQRLWSVGRGDPLGKEVWKLGLCPTMLDDPDSHSAAAHSRRTAVRNRVIAYNSALGQVCARYERCRYDDGAVFRYRFTKDDLSTWDWFHPNERGEAALARILAGVAFTPA; this is encoded by the coding sequence ATGCGGACACGGTCGCGCTACTGGTCGGCACTCGCCGTGACCGCCCTTCTGCTGGTCGGCTGCTCGACGGGCGGCTCACCGCCGCACGGAGGGGGCGGGGGCGCGACGACCGCCTCCGCGCGCCCCGCGCCCTCCTCGCACTCCCCCGGCGGGCCGGGCGCGGAACACCGGGCCGCGCCCGCCCGGCCGTGGAACACCCGCCCGCCGTCCGTCGCGGCCCTCGGCGACTCCATCACCCGCGGCTTCGACGCCTGCCATCCGCTCTCCGACTGCCCCGAGGTCTCCTGGGCGACCGGCTCGCGTACGGCCGTCGACAGCATCGGCCGGCGGCTCGCCACACCCGCCGCCAGCAGCTGGAACCTCGCCGGGACCGGTGCGCGTGTCGCCGACCTGCCCGCCCAGGCGCGGGCCGCCGCGGCGCACCGCCCGGCCATGGTCACCGTGCTGATCGGCGCCAACGACGCCTGCGCCCGTACCGTCGGCGGCATGACCCCGGTGGCCGACTTCCGCGCCGACTTCGACCGCGCGCTGGCGTATCTGCACCGCGTACTGCCCCGCACCCAGGTGCTGGTGGCCAGCATTCCCGACCTCCAGCGGCTCTGGTCGGTCGGGCGCGGCGACCCGCTCGGCAAGGAGGTCTGGAAGCTCGGCCTGTGCCCGACGATGCTCGACGACCCGGACTCGCACAGCGCGGCGGCCCACAGCAGACGTACGGCCGTACGCAACCGGGTGATCGCGTACAACTCGGCGCTCGGACAGGTGTGCGCGCGGTACGAGCGCTGCCGGTACGACGACGGCGCGGTCTTCCGCTACCGGTTCACCAAGGACGACCTCAGCACGTGGGACTGGTTCCACCCGAACGAGCGGGGGGAAGCGGCGCTCGCGCGGATTCTCGCGGGAGTGGCGTTCACCCCGGCGTAG
- a CDS encoding MFS transporter, protein MDTTNQLAPDLPTAAGGPPPALPGRWLGYVAVLAASMMDLLDSTVANVAAPSIRTGLGGSYADLQWIAAGYTLAMAVALLTGGRLGDMYGRKRVLLAGVAGFTLSSMLCAVAQTPSTLIAARIVQGACGAVMLPQGFGLTRDLFGPAETKKAWSIFGPMMGLSAVLGPVVAGVLIHADLFGTGWRMIFGINLPIGALALFMGAKYLPDVTPTARGTRLDTVGVLLAGAGAFLLVFPLVQGRELGWPAWTLVMLVAAFPVLGVFARHQVLRGRAGRTPLVEPSVFTKRAYVSGVGFAIAFTASMGGMILTLGVFLQLGLGYSALHSSLTTAPWAVGALFGSAFGAMSMRRLGRRVLHLGLLLMGGGILALYGVFQWAGAGITHWDFVAPLLVGGAGMGMIFVPLFDIILSGVDAREIGSASGTLQALQQLGMTLGIAVLGTVFFNVLGTSPVGGAGHVGAALSAASTTALCTAGLIGLAFALAFFLPREVRSAEGYDGEAADAAPLPELATA, encoded by the coding sequence ATGGACACCACGAACCAGCTCGCCCCCGACCTCCCCACCGCCGCCGGAGGGCCGCCCCCGGCCCTGCCCGGGCGCTGGCTCGGCTACGTCGCCGTACTCGCCGCCAGCATGATGGACCTGCTGGACTCCACGGTCGCCAATGTCGCGGCCCCCTCGATCCGTACCGGGCTCGGCGGGTCGTACGCCGACCTCCAGTGGATCGCCGCCGGTTACACCCTGGCGATGGCCGTGGCGCTGCTGACCGGTGGGCGGCTCGGTGACATGTACGGGCGCAAGCGGGTGCTGCTGGCCGGGGTGGCGGGCTTCACGCTCAGCTCGATGCTGTGCGCTGTCGCGCAGACGCCCTCGACGCTGATCGCCGCGCGGATCGTGCAGGGGGCCTGCGGGGCGGTGATGCTGCCGCAGGGGTTCGGGCTGACCCGGGACCTGTTCGGGCCGGCCGAGACGAAGAAGGCGTGGAGCATCTTCGGGCCGATGATGGGCCTGTCCGCGGTGCTCGGACCGGTGGTCGCGGGGGTGCTGATCCACGCGGACCTCTTCGGGACCGGATGGCGGATGATCTTCGGCATCAACCTGCCGATCGGGGCGCTGGCGCTCTTCATGGGCGCGAAGTACCTGCCGGACGTCACGCCGACCGCGCGCGGCACCCGGCTGGACACGGTGGGCGTGCTGCTCGCCGGCGCGGGCGCCTTCCTGCTGGTCTTCCCGCTGGTCCAGGGGCGTGAACTGGGCTGGCCCGCCTGGACGCTGGTCATGCTCGTGGCCGCCTTCCCGGTGCTCGGGGTCTTCGCCCGGCACCAGGTGCTGCGCGGCCGGGCCGGCCGTACCCCGCTGGTCGAGCCCAGCGTCTTCACCAAGCGGGCGTACGTCTCCGGGGTCGGCTTCGCGATCGCCTTCACCGCGTCCATGGGCGGCATGATCCTGACCCTCGGGGTCTTCCTCCAACTCGGCCTCGGCTACAGCGCGCTGCACTCCAGCCTGACCACGGCGCCGTGGGCGGTGGGGGCGCTGTTCGGGTCCGCGTTCGGCGCGATGAGCATGCGGCGGCTGGGACGCCGGGTGCTGCACCTCGGGCTGCTGCTGATGGGCGGCGGCATCCTGGCGCTCTACGGGGTCTTCCAGTGGGCGGGCGCGGGCATCACCCACTGGGACTTCGTCGCTCCGCTGCTGGTGGGCGGGGCCGGGATGGGGATGATCTTCGTGCCGCTCTTCGACATCATCCTGAGCGGGGTCGACGCGCGGGAGATCGGGTCGGCGTCCGGGACGCTTCAGGCGTTGCAGCAGCTGGGGATGACGCTGGGGATCGCGGTGCTCGGGACGGTCTTCTTCAACGTGCTCGGGACCTCGCCGGTCGGGGGTGCGGGGCATGTGGGCGCGGCGTTGTCGGCGGCGTCGACGACCGCGTTGTGCACGGCGGGGCTGATCGGGTTGGCCTTCGCGCTCGCCTTCTTCCTGCCCCGCGAGGTCCGCTCCGCGGAGGGTTACGACGGCGAGGCCGCGGACGCGGCCCCCCTCCCCGAGCTCGCGACGGCCTGA
- a CDS encoding type II toxin-antitoxin system RelE/ParE family toxin produces MAWEIVVVEPALSWLHGLRRSDRDTLIQVSRAVAALQEEGPALGRPLVDTIKGSALSNLKELRPGSAGATEVRLLFVFDPDRQAVILVGGDKAGNWSGWYRAAVPRAEQAYADHLKRIEGEDGKR; encoded by the coding sequence ATGGCTTGGGAGATCGTTGTGGTCGAGCCGGCTCTGTCGTGGCTTCACGGCCTACGCCGCAGCGACCGGGACACCCTCATCCAGGTCAGCCGGGCCGTCGCCGCTCTCCAGGAGGAGGGCCCCGCTCTGGGCCGACCTCTGGTCGACACGATCAAGGGCTCGGCGCTTTCCAACCTCAAGGAGCTCCGTCCCGGCTCGGCCGGGGCCACGGAAGTGCGGTTACTGTTCGTCTTCGACCCTGACCGCCAAGCCGTGATCCTGGTCGGCGGCGACAAAGCGGGCAACTGGTCCGGCTGGTACCGTGCCGCGGTACCGCGGGCGGAACAGGCCTACGCAGATCACCTGAAGCGCATCGAAGGAGAGGACGGGAAACGATGA
- a CDS encoding XRE family transcriptional regulator: MTDHLKDPQAASWGDLTKDFAFTDDEKEQIALGAQAMITASRVHRLAELRKRQHATQVQVAEAMGVTQGRVSRIEKGQFERSEVDTLAAYVKALGGKLKIVADFGDETYVLG, translated from the coding sequence ATGACTGATCACCTGAAGGACCCGCAGGCCGCCTCCTGGGGAGACTTGACCAAGGACTTCGCCTTCACCGATGACGAGAAGGAGCAGATCGCCTTGGGCGCGCAGGCGATGATCACCGCCTCCCGCGTGCATCGCCTCGCCGAGCTGCGCAAGCGGCAGCACGCCACTCAGGTGCAGGTCGCCGAAGCCATGGGTGTCACTCAGGGTCGTGTTTCCCGAATCGAGAAGGGCCAGTTCGAGCGCAGTGAGGTCGATACTCTCGCGGCCTATGTCAAGGCACTCGGCGGCAAGCTGAAGATCGTCGCCGACTTCGGTGACGAGACCTACGTCCTCGGCTGA
- a CDS encoding beta-glucosidase family protein yields MTPYAQGAEAERERAVEAALGRLGLDAKTRLLAGQDMWTLPALGEIGLGSLVMSDGPIGVRGRRWTTDDPSVALPSPTALAATWDPALARRAGRLLAQEAHRKGVHVLLAPTVNLHRSPLGGRHFEAYSEDPFLTGEIGTGYVLGVQDGGVGVTVKHFVANDAETDRFTVDNRVDERTLRELYLAPFETIVANARPWGVMAAYNSVNGVSMTEHDALVNGVLRGEWGFDGVVVSDWLAARSTVGAIRGGLDIAMPGPFTVYGEALAAAVRAGEVEESLVDDAARRVLRLAARAGLLSGTPAAVAVAERPPGIDGDMLARELVARGCVLLRNEVRGAARVLPLDPAQLSGPARLSGPAGAAGSADTALSAASAAGRGIVVIGAAARDARILGGGSAQVFPDHVVSPLDGLRAALPDGVPVTYALGADPSEELAPAGPGFTLRAVARDAAGRELGAEALPGGHLQWLGDLPRGVSYEELHTVEARGVFVPRVSGAHRFGTRGTGGFRLTVGGRVLFDGEQADGHGDPFEAFFGQPTERGSVELVAGRPVEVSLLHTPPKGLELPIQAVGFTLLHGEPERDPEELIAEAVEAAAAAHTAIVVVATTERVESEGFDRSDLRLPGRQDDLVARVAAVNPRTVVVVNSGSPVELPWREDVAAVLLAWFPGQEAGAGLADVLLGVEEPGGRLPTTWPARLADAPVTRVTPEDGVLPYDEGPLIGYRAWERRGDPAPAYPFGHGLGYTEWEYVSLTVEPGDAEEGVLATARVRVRNRGTRAGREVVQLYASAGPEGEPGRRLVGFASVRAAAGRTVEAVIPVPHRALRTWSPTGWNLPPTPLTLHCTPLPPVTLPT; encoded by the coding sequence ATGACGCCGTACGCGCAGGGAGCCGAGGCCGAGCGGGAGCGGGCCGTCGAGGCCGCACTCGGCAGGCTCGGTCTCGACGCGAAGACGCGGCTGCTGGCCGGTCAGGACATGTGGACGCTGCCCGCCCTGGGCGAGATCGGCCTCGGTTCGCTGGTGATGTCCGACGGCCCGATCGGCGTACGCGGCAGGCGCTGGACCACGGACGACCCCTCGGTCGCGCTGCCCAGCCCCACCGCGCTGGCCGCCACCTGGGACCCCGCGCTCGCCCGCCGCGCCGGGCGGCTGCTCGCCCAGGAGGCCCACCGCAAGGGCGTCCATGTGCTGCTCGCGCCGACCGTCAATCTGCACCGCAGCCCGCTGGGCGGACGGCACTTCGAGGCGTACAGCGAGGACCCGTTCCTCACCGGCGAGATCGGCACCGGGTATGTGCTCGGGGTGCAGGACGGCGGGGTCGGGGTCACCGTCAAGCACTTCGTCGCCAATGACGCGGAGACCGACCGCTTCACCGTCGACAACCGGGTCGACGAGCGGACGCTGCGCGAGCTGTACCTCGCGCCCTTCGAGACGATCGTCGCGAACGCCCGTCCGTGGGGCGTCATGGCCGCGTACAACTCGGTCAACGGCGTGTCCATGACCGAGCACGACGCGCTCGTCAACGGCGTGCTGCGCGGCGAGTGGGGCTTCGACGGCGTCGTCGTCTCCGACTGGCTCGCCGCGCGCTCCACGGTCGGCGCGATCCGCGGCGGCCTCGACATCGCCATGCCGGGGCCGTTCACGGTCTACGGCGAGGCGCTCGCCGCCGCGGTCAGGGCCGGTGAGGTGGAGGAGAGCCTGGTCGACGACGCCGCCCGGCGGGTGCTGCGGCTGGCCGCGCGGGCCGGGCTGCTCTCCGGGACGCCGGCCGCCGTCGCGGTCGCCGAGCGGCCTCCCGGGATCGACGGGGACATGCTGGCCCGCGAGCTGGTGGCACGCGGCTGCGTGCTGCTGCGGAACGAGGTGCGGGGGGCGGCGCGGGTGCTGCCGCTCGACCCGGCTCAGCTGTCCGGTCCGGCTCGGCTGTCCGGTCCGGCCGGCGCCGCGGGCTCTGCTGACACCGCCCTTTCCGCCGCCTCTGCCGCCGGGCGCGGGATCGTCGTGATCGGGGCCGCCGCCCGGGACGCGCGCATTCTCGGCGGGGGTTCGGCGCAGGTCTTCCCCGACCATGTCGTCTCACCGCTCGACGGACTGCGGGCCGCGCTGCCGGACGGGGTGCCGGTGACGTACGCGCTCGGCGCCGACCCCAGCGAGGAACTGGCCCCGGCCGGGCCCGGGTTCACCCTGCGGGCGGTCGCGCGGGACGCCGCCGGGCGCGAACTCGGCGCCGAGGCCCTGCCCGGCGGCCACTTGCAGTGGCTCGGCGACCTGCCGCGCGGGGTCTCGTACGAAGAGCTGCACACGGTCGAGGCGCGCGGGGTGTTCGTCCCCCGGGTGAGCGGGGCGCACCGCTTCGGTACGCGGGGGACCGGCGGGTTCCGGCTCACCGTCGGCGGGCGGGTGCTCTTCGACGGGGAGCAGGCGGACGGCCACGGCGACCCGTTCGAGGCGTTCTTCGGGCAGCCGACCGAACGCGGGTCCGTGGAACTGGTGGCCGGCCGGCCCGTTGAGGTCAGTCTGCTGCACACTCCGCCCAAGGGGCTCGAACTGCCCATCCAGGCGGTCGGGTTCACCCTGCTGCACGGCGAACCCGAGCGTGACCCGGAGGAGTTGATCGCGGAGGCCGTCGAGGCGGCGGCCGCCGCGCACACGGCGATCGTGGTCGTCGCTACGACCGAACGGGTGGAGTCCGAGGGGTTCGACCGCTCGGACCTGCGGCTGCCCGGGCGGCAGGACGACCTGGTCGCGCGGGTCGCGGCGGTCAACCCGCGGACGGTCGTCGTCGTCAACTCCGGTTCGCCCGTGGAGCTTCCGTGGCGCGAGGACGTGGCGGCCGTGCTGCTCGCCTGGTTCCCCGGGCAGGAGGCGGGCGCGGGGCTGGCCGACGTCCTGCTCGGCGTCGAGGAGCCCGGCGGCCGGCTCCCCACGACCTGGCCCGCGCGGCTCGCGGACGCGCCGGTCACCCGGGTCACCCCCGAGGACGGCGTACTCCCTTACGACGAGGGGCCGTTGATCGGCTACCGGGCGTGGGAGCGGCGCGGCGACCCGGCCCCGGCGTATCCCTTCGGCCACGGACTCGGCTACACGGAGTGGGAGTACGTGTCGCTCACCGTCGAGCCGGGCGACGCGGAGGAGGGCGTCCTCGCGACGGCCCGGGTCCGCGTACGCAATCGCGGGACGCGCGCGGGACGTGAGGTCGTCCAGCTCTACGCGTCCGCCGGTCCTGAAGGGGAGCCGGGCCGGCGCCTGGTCGGCTTCGCCTCGGTCCGCGCGGCGGCGGGCCGTACGGTGGAGGCGGTCATCCCCGTCCCCCACCGCGCGCTGCGCACCTGGTCCCCCACCGGCTGGAACCTCCCCCCAACCCCCCTCACCCTCCACTGCACCCCTTTGCCCCCCGTAACTCTCCCCACCTAG
- a CDS encoding TetR/AcrR family transcriptional regulator — protein MTRTRGDRGARRAEIIQAATEVIAERGYRGATLVAVAERVGLTQQGLMHYFPTKDALLVAVLEARDQWDVASAALHGRAWPLDVVANLVEYNATRPGIVQAFTVLVGDSVTEGHPAQAYFRDRYAKVREGGAEALRAQFGDRLPGGLTPEQASTLLAAVMDGLQVQWLLDPAAVDMPAAFRDFLTLLNPPQDAAPAEADAGADAGAERPAT, from the coding sequence GTGACCAGGACCAGGGGCGACCGCGGCGCACGGCGTGCGGAGATCATCCAGGCCGCGACGGAGGTCATCGCCGAGCGCGGCTACCGGGGCGCGACGCTGGTGGCGGTGGCCGAGCGCGTGGGCCTCACCCAGCAGGGTCTGATGCACTACTTCCCCACCAAGGACGCCCTCCTGGTGGCCGTGCTCGAAGCGCGCGACCAGTGGGACGTGGCGTCGGCGGCGCTGCACGGACGGGCCTGGCCGCTCGACGTGGTGGCGAACCTGGTGGAGTACAACGCGACCCGGCCCGGCATCGTGCAGGCGTTCACCGTGCTGGTGGGCGACAGCGTGACCGAGGGCCACCCGGCGCAGGCGTACTTCAGGGACCGTTACGCCAAGGTGCGCGAGGGGGGTGCGGAGGCGCTGCGCGCGCAGTTCGGCGACCGGCTGCCGGGCGGGCTCACGCCGGAGCAGGCGTCGACGCTGCTCGCGGCCGTGATGGACGGCCTCCAGGTGCAGTGGCTGCTGGACCCGGCGGCCGTGGACATGCCCGCCGCCTTCCGTGACTTCCTGACGCTGCTGAATCCGCCGCAGGACGCGGCCCCCGCCGAGGCCGACGCCGGGGCCGACGCCGGGGCCGAGCGGCCGGCGACGTGA
- a CDS encoding organic hydroperoxide resistance protein: protein MSIQSVDVLYTAVATAENGRDGRVSSDDGKLDVVVNPPKELGGSGAGTNPEQLFAAGYSACFQSALGAVARQARTDISGSRVTAKVGLGKTGSGGFGLTVELAVSLPGVDGDTAKDLVEKAHQVCPYSNATRGNIAVELTIV, encoded by the coding sequence ATGAGCATTCAGTCCGTGGACGTCCTGTACACCGCCGTCGCCACCGCGGAGAACGGCCGCGACGGCCGGGTCTCCAGCGACGACGGCAAGCTCGACGTCGTCGTCAACCCGCCCAAGGAGCTGGGCGGCAGCGGCGCCGGCACCAATCCGGAGCAGCTGTTCGCCGCCGGGTACAGCGCGTGCTTCCAGAGCGCGCTCGGCGCCGTCGCCCGGCAGGCCAGGACCGACATCTCCGGCTCGCGGGTGACGGCCAAGGTCGGTCTGGGCAAGACCGGGTCCGGCGGCTTCGGGCTCACGGTCGAGCTGGCCGTGTCCCTGCCGGGCGTGGACGGGGACACCGCGAAGGACCTGGTGGAGAAGGCGCACCAGGTGTGCCCGTACTCCAACGCCACACGGGGGAACATCGCGGTGGAGCTGACGATCGTCTGA
- a CDS encoding NADP-dependent oxidoreductase, producing the protein MPTSREWHLTARPHGEPVPGDFALVETEVGKLGSGQILVRNLYLSVDPYMRGRMSDAKSYAPPYALGEPMFGGAVGRVVASRAEGIAVGDHVLHGLGWREYALLDATHAAVVDPEAAPLSAYLGVLGMPGLTAYAGLLRVAGFAAGETVFVSGAAGAVGSQVGQIARLKGAGRVIGSAGSDEKTALLVAEYGFDAAFNYKKGPVAEQLGAAAPDGIDVYFDNVGGEHLEAAIGALRLHGRVTMCGAIAQYNASEPPPGPRNLAQLIGKRLTLRGMLVGDHHDLQPEFVREVGGWLREGKLRYRETVIDGIEKNVDALLGLLRGDNIGKMVVRLPE; encoded by the coding sequence ATGCCCACGAGCCGCGAATGGCATCTGACCGCACGGCCGCACGGCGAGCCGGTCCCCGGCGACTTCGCCCTGGTCGAGACCGAGGTCGGCAAGCTGGGTTCCGGCCAGATCCTGGTCCGCAATCTGTATCTGTCGGTGGACCCGTACATGCGCGGCCGGATGAGCGACGCGAAGTCGTACGCCCCGCCCTACGCGCTCGGCGAGCCGATGTTCGGCGGCGCCGTCGGGCGGGTGGTGGCCTCGCGCGCGGAGGGGATCGCGGTCGGCGACCATGTGCTGCACGGGCTCGGCTGGCGGGAGTACGCGCTGCTCGACGCCACGCACGCGGCCGTCGTCGACCCGGAGGCGGCGCCGCTGTCCGCGTACCTCGGGGTGCTCGGGATGCCCGGGCTCACCGCCTACGCGGGGCTGCTGCGGGTGGCCGGGTTCGCCGCGGGCGAGACGGTGTTCGTCTCCGGCGCCGCGGGCGCGGTCGGCAGCCAGGTCGGCCAGATCGCCCGGCTCAAGGGCGCCGGGCGGGTGATCGGCAGCGCGGGCTCGGACGAGAAGACCGCGCTGCTGGTGGCGGAGTACGGCTTCGACGCCGCGTTCAACTACAAGAAGGGCCCGGTGGCCGAGCAGTTGGGGGCCGCGGCGCCCGACGGCATCGACGTCTACTTCGACAACGTCGGCGGCGAGCACCTGGAGGCGGCCATCGGCGCGCTGCGGCTGCACGGCCGGGTGACGATGTGCGGGGCCATCGCCCAGTACAACGCCTCCGAGCCGCCGCCCGGCCCGCGCAACCTCGCCCAGCTCATCGGCAAGCGGCTGACCCTGCGCGGGATGCTGGTCGGCGACCACCACGACCTCCAGCCGGAATTCGTCCGCGAGGTGGGCGGCTGGCTGCGCGAGGGGAAGCTGCGCTACCGCGAGACGGTGATCGACGGAATCGAGAAGAACGTCGACGCGTTGCTGGGACTGCTGCGCGGCGACAACATCGGAAAGATGGTCGTCCGTCTTCCGGAGTGA
- a CDS encoding MarR family winged helix-turn-helix transcriptional regulator: MTRRMDPLTAEVVDLIGTVVARYYHEYEVAAAEHRLTGAQARVLALLAAGPLPMRQVAQRLKCEPSNVTGIVDRLEAQGLAERLPDRADRRVKLAAATARGRETAEQVRDSLDFAREPLAELSERERTSLRDLLQRMLGPEQEH; the protein is encoded by the coding sequence ATGACCCGCCGAATGGACCCTTTGACCGCCGAGGTCGTCGACCTGATCGGCACCGTGGTGGCGCGCTACTACCACGAGTACGAGGTGGCGGCCGCCGAGCACCGGCTGACCGGCGCGCAGGCCCGGGTGCTCGCGCTGCTGGCCGCCGGGCCGCTGCCGATGCGGCAGGTCGCGCAGCGGCTCAAGTGCGAGCCGTCGAACGTCACGGGGATCGTCGACCGGCTGGAGGCGCAGGGCCTCGCCGAGCGCCTGCCGGACAGGGCCGACCGCCGGGTGAAGCTGGCCGCGGCCACGGCGCGGGGGCGCGAGACGGCCGAACAGGTGCGGGATTCACTGGACTTCGCGCGCGAACCGCTCGCGGAGCTGTCGGAGCGCGAGCGTACGTCGCTGCGCGATCTGCTCCAGCGGATGCTGGGGCCCGAGCAGGAGCACTGA
- a CDS encoding SCO2400 family protein yields the protein MNYCQTCRRHLNGAYSCPGCGAPVDPAAEPPAETTVRLPAVTGEGPGAGLLAGEGAQLPPPEEAFASRSAEAPRGRTRRGRQRFAVYGVGAVAVAGALAMFSMAALSGGTGGGDPAPAPSVQLPPPPTATASAPGRAAPSTPSAGRTTTPPSATAPPTGSASASASATPSRPTASVTGTVAPGTSAPAGADPTATATRTPTETPASPRPTDEPSATATPCKPVLWWCA from the coding sequence ATGAACTACTGCCAGACCTGCCGACGCCATCTCAACGGCGCCTACTCGTGCCCGGGATGCGGTGCTCCCGTGGACCCCGCCGCGGAGCCTCCGGCGGAGACCACGGTCCGGCTGCCCGCCGTCACGGGGGAGGGGCCGGGCGCCGGGCTCCTTGCCGGGGAGGGCGCGCAACTCCCGCCGCCCGAGGAGGCGTTCGCGTCCCGGTCGGCCGAGGCGCCGCGCGGCCGGACCCGGCGCGGGCGGCAGCGGTTCGCGGTCTACGGAGTGGGCGCCGTCGCGGTGGCGGGCGCGCTCGCGATGTTCTCCATGGCGGCGCTCTCCGGCGGTACGGGCGGCGGTGATCCGGCTCCCGCGCCCTCGGTCCAGCTGCCCCCGCCGCCCACCGCCACGGCCTCCGCCCCCGGCCGGGCGGCCCCCTCCACGCCGTCCGCCGGCCGTACGACGACCCCGCCGTCGGCCACCGCCCCGCCCACCGGGTCCGCGTCCGCCTCCGCCTCCGCCACGCCCTCGCGTCCGACGGCGTCCGTCACCGGCACCGTCGCACCCGGCACCTCGGCGCCCGCCGGCGCCGACCCGACGGCCACCGCGACCCGCACCCCCACCGAGACCCCGGCGAGTCCGCGGCCGACGGACGAGCCGTCCGCGACGGCGACGCCGTGCAAGCCGGTGCTGTGGTGGTGCGCGTGA